In Pseudomonas fakonensis, one DNA window encodes the following:
- a CDS encoding dermonecrotic toxin domain-containing protein, whose product MLSTAPNPLDLLTAPPDATLRQQLAGKSNLLMAVRQPLADCTRQLSSLFNLAPSLRQTLHDKLQAHLQADPSQCGLRHADSQVSLLTFAARIMASPVFANPFIGWSTWGFADTSPYARLSAADWVQTLAPLVNAGHAQALRNYWEARMPGSWVSRHAHTCELLRQHFKLSLDLAYGLGTLDNHHWLQGGQPEPRYALLEWQLPSGAKLPSTAALLIGPGPDAPGWLIYLPSLSNSVLAFETRERLCGWVFENRSFLWSDPRSPITTASPDDVLITELQADGFEAWLEASRQQQEEIAEHHLQQACLLSETGPLDWAPLQTWEAQRQSIVRQALPNTLEAAIEAVIADDTALAQEEVHFACLPAHLPVGWRQRQIERQEVLLEQYLDGQTDPSSAKLTSLRERQAALDQLQDAQDTALLEGPEGVTPAELQARLDPLSERLCQALLQEARLQHAVGELSDVHLNWVEHLVDRPEPSLQRPVQACALELIGADRTWPLSGYMTFRALPGEDDETAQPSVLLYRPGQHGGLMAFEDEPALVRSLQATLHGAWPDALLETAGTRDDTQLQALLTHPTPFTFNHPIIASHFMAHCVQGIIDTLPAATPRELARKRLCVSENRARSIAFARFAHTNRSSHLQAQLTPLKHLGADQLAELAAEVDALQRALQASASLLSRSLPSRTQFTRHLLDEHLREALGVQHMPQITLNIADSVTLKKEVTGQSAWGGAGSRDVPVFSEARSDVSLEAFSLTALDEGRRLRLDNAIVRFDPANPVLEQALTPAYVASLITQLDAAGRYEQCITQAYLGFEQETDWQVQWRREVLRRPYEHRLRLLALSRPARLSADGQQLLERFCREQVEAEAPRSIAYHTLVLRPGTAADGSSDQVGLSGITVIEDAGGPALLYLPEAPNGQVISQHTSSSAACEALQNMALDRSMASYLATQTQSGNSDEHESYIDMALQKGFKAFIALGTTRSESLPTYASRLEMGEQLNKHRASSRSQADLALAAPQIFDHYFFLGLRLALGMLPGASTAMALYDGWQTAQAAVNAFSQGDAQQGLLHLTSLLQSLSDAILTLAPLAASPGKPAITPRLLARQRQHLAPLTPMSAAPKARPSPFAGYEAELPAGPLLPSSLAQGAGVFEHRATQQGYILRNTAWYAVDWDPAYTTWRLKPQGIRTYRQPVRLNAQGVWETPGRLDGLLVDTGLQGGGGALTTLYNQGIAYWRLVLRRQPPALTGMALAHDINDELMRIRTRLNSRQADYRAALQAVADGAQPDDAQRAAIAQARQPLSEELTRSIEFNVHSIARLQAQRATLSRADYARFTALCEANISEMSLLEMRLVSKRLTIGTHQAELAARAILAQPGTTMPKALAKRLTQNSLLANKEMIETLTEVERLAIRHQARRNALRGTALTDYLMNVHETGLTLDVSNAQLVRASVLSTTLFKASAIENPQMGAFMAHFHEQGVTLRSTLYSHIDMPNANLTRAQERQFLSSAKTHYARFLSNVTAWEDNFQDLLSADEVQALRQLLRQLDDDIEATLGRAAARQRPDPRPTRDTPRPRLFETVEGPMIGSEYVERGQLRMRINQPNSDQPHSVYTRNAADLWQPSTPARTAPSETLQNLADAATARLDDLPRQQARLRQYQTPQAIPVDLEDIAQGHAQQLRFIAGQVRFKAGTAISAEHTALTQRLEAAAEQMQALGRQLRIAQTKASSKPAVGHLQYLLEQQAVELAWSRVLKPKLDRQGNPAEYLEEYLVRDRTTQQVLWYAHFHFRKQPAQGFTRLEAGHLKLASERDLGEGAWRGSLNEAQANQLFGNLRPAA is encoded by the coding sequence ATGCTCTCGACAGCCCCCAATCCGCTCGATCTCCTGACAGCACCGCCCGACGCCACCCTGCGCCAGCAACTGGCCGGCAAAAGCAACCTGCTCATGGCCGTACGCCAGCCCCTGGCGGACTGCACACGACAGTTAAGCAGCCTGTTCAACCTGGCCCCCAGCCTGCGCCAGACCCTGCACGACAAGCTGCAAGCCCATCTGCAGGCAGACCCGAGCCAATGCGGTTTGCGTCACGCTGACAGCCAGGTGAGCCTGCTGACATTCGCCGCCCGCATCATGGCCAGCCCGGTGTTCGCCAACCCCTTCATCGGCTGGTCGACCTGGGGTTTTGCCGACACCTCGCCATACGCCAGGCTGAGCGCAGCCGACTGGGTGCAGACACTGGCCCCGCTGGTGAATGCCGGCCACGCCCAGGCACTGCGCAACTACTGGGAGGCCCGCATGCCCGGCAGCTGGGTTTCACGCCACGCTCACACCTGCGAGCTGTTGCGCCAGCACTTCAAGCTCAGCCTGGACCTTGCCTACGGCCTGGGCACGCTGGACAACCACCACTGGCTGCAAGGCGGTCAGCCTGAACCGCGCTACGCGCTGCTGGAATGGCAACTGCCGTCAGGCGCCAAATTGCCCAGTACCGCAGCCTTGCTGATCGGCCCCGGGCCCGACGCGCCCGGCTGGCTGATCTACCTGCCAAGCCTGTCGAACAGCGTGCTTGCCTTCGAAACCCGCGAGCGTCTGTGCGGCTGGGTATTTGAAAACCGTTCATTCCTGTGGTCAGACCCTCGCTCGCCGATCACCACCGCCAGCCCCGACGACGTACTGATCACCGAACTGCAAGCCGATGGTTTCGAGGCCTGGCTGGAGGCGTCGCGCCAGCAGCAAGAGGAGATTGCCGAGCATCATCTGCAGCAAGCCTGCCTGCTCAGCGAAACCGGCCCGTTGGACTGGGCGCCGCTGCAAACCTGGGAAGCACAGCGTCAGTCGATCGTTCGCCAAGCCCTGCCGAACACGCTCGAAGCCGCCATCGAAGCAGTGATTGCTGACGATACCGCCCTGGCGCAAGAGGAAGTCCACTTCGCCTGCCTGCCCGCGCACTTGCCTGTGGGCTGGCGCCAGCGCCAGATCGAGCGCCAGGAGGTCCTGCTTGAGCAGTACCTGGACGGGCAGACAGACCCCTCTTCGGCCAAGCTCACCTCGCTGCGCGAGCGCCAGGCGGCGCTGGACCAGCTGCAGGATGCGCAGGACACCGCGCTGCTTGAAGGACCCGAAGGGGTAACGCCTGCCGAGCTGCAGGCGCGGCTTGATCCGCTCAGCGAACGCCTGTGCCAGGCCTTGCTGCAGGAGGCCCGCCTGCAGCATGCAGTGGGCGAGCTGTCTGATGTTCACCTGAACTGGGTCGAGCACCTCGTCGACCGACCTGAGCCGAGCCTGCAACGCCCTGTACAAGCCTGCGCCCTGGAGTTGATCGGTGCCGACCGCACATGGCCGTTGAGCGGCTACATGACCTTCCGGGCACTGCCGGGTGAGGACGATGAAACCGCGCAGCCTTCGGTGCTGCTGTACCGGCCAGGGCAACATGGCGGGCTGATGGCCTTCGAGGATGAACCGGCGCTTGTCCGCAGCCTGCAGGCGACGCTGCACGGCGCCTGGCCCGATGCCCTGCTGGAAACGGCAGGAACGCGCGATGACACTCAACTGCAGGCGCTGCTCACCCACCCCACACCGTTCACCTTCAATCACCCGATCATTGCATCGCATTTCATGGCGCATTGCGTACAGGGCATCATCGATACCTTGCCTGCTGCCACGCCCCGGGAGCTTGCCCGGAAACGCCTGTGTGTCAGCGAGAACCGCGCCAGGAGCATCGCCTTCGCAAGATTCGCGCACACCAACCGCAGCAGCCATCTGCAGGCCCAACTCACACCCTTGAAACACCTCGGTGCCGACCAGCTCGCCGAATTGGCCGCCGAGGTCGACGCGCTGCAACGCGCCCTGCAGGCCTCTGCCAGCTTGCTCAGCCGAAGCCTGCCGTCACGCACCCAGTTCACCCGGCACTTACTGGATGAACACCTGCGCGAGGCACTCGGTGTGCAGCACATGCCGCAGATCACCCTGAATATCGCCGACAGCGTCACCCTGAAGAAAGAGGTCACCGGCCAGTCTGCATGGGGTGGGGCCGGGTCCAGGGACGTCCCGGTTTTCAGCGAGGCGCGCAGCGACGTGAGCCTGGAAGCCTTCAGCCTTACAGCCCTGGATGAAGGCCGGCGGTTGCGGCTGGACAATGCGATTGTTCGATTCGACCCGGCAAACCCTGTGCTGGAGCAAGCCCTCACGCCGGCCTATGTCGCCTCGCTGATCACCCAGCTGGATGCCGCTGGCCGCTACGAGCAATGCATCACCCAGGCCTACCTGGGCTTCGAGCAGGAGACCGACTGGCAGGTGCAATGGCGTCGGGAAGTGCTGCGCAGGCCTTACGAGCACCGCCTGCGGCTGCTGGCACTGAGCAGGCCGGCCAGGCTCAGCGCCGATGGCCAGCAACTGCTGGAAAGGTTCTGCCGCGAACAGGTCGAGGCCGAAGCGCCCAGGTCGATCGCCTATCACACGCTGGTACTCAGGCCAGGCACGGCCGCCGACGGCTCCAGCGATCAAGTGGGGTTGTCCGGCATCACCGTCATCGAAGACGCGGGCGGCCCTGCGCTGCTGTACCTGCCGGAAGCGCCCAATGGCCAGGTCATCAGCCAGCACACCAGCAGCAGCGCGGCATGCGAGGCATTGCAAAACATGGCGCTGGACCGCTCGATGGCCAGTTATCTGGCCACCCAAACCCAGTCCGGCAACTCCGACGAGCATGAAAGCTACATCGACATGGCGCTGCAAAAAGGCTTCAAAGCCTTTATTGCGCTGGGTACGACACGCAGCGAAAGCTTGCCCACCTACGCGTCGCGCCTGGAGATGGGCGAACAGTTAAACAAGCATCGTGCCTCATCGCGCAGCCAGGCCGACCTGGCCCTGGCGGCCCCGCAGATATTCGACCACTACTTCTTCCTTGGCCTGCGGCTGGCGCTCGGCATGCTGCCCGGCGCGAGTACGGCCATGGCGTTGTACGACGGCTGGCAGACCGCGCAGGCGGCGGTCAACGCGTTCAGTCAGGGCGATGCGCAGCAAGGCCTGCTGCACCTGACCAGCCTGCTGCAGTCCCTGAGTGATGCCATTCTGACACTTGCGCCCCTGGCCGCCAGCCCCGGCAAGCCTGCGATCACGCCGCGCCTGCTGGCCCGGCAGCGTCAACACCTGGCGCCACTGACGCCCATGAGCGCAGCGCCCAAGGCGCGCCCCAGCCCCTTCGCCGGCTATGAGGCCGAGCTGCCCGCTGGCCCGCTGCTACCGTCCAGCCTGGCGCAGGGGGCTGGCGTGTTCGAACACCGCGCCACCCAACAAGGCTACATCCTGCGCAACACGGCCTGGTATGCGGTCGACTGGGACCCGGCCTACACCACCTGGCGGCTCAAACCCCAAGGTATCCGTACCTACCGTCAACCGGTGAGGCTCAATGCCCAAGGCGTATGGGAAACCCCGGGCAGGCTGGACGGCCTGCTGGTCGACACGGGCCTGCAGGGCGGCGGCGGGGCACTGACCACGCTGTACAACCAGGGTATCGCCTACTGGCGCCTTGTGCTGCGTCGCCAACCCCCGGCACTGACCGGTATGGCGCTGGCGCATGACATCAACGACGAACTGATGCGTATCAGAACGCGCTTGAACAGCCGGCAAGCAGACTACCGTGCGGCGCTGCAGGCGGTAGCCGACGGCGCGCAACCGGACGACGCGCAGAGGGCGGCGATTGCCCAGGCCCGGCAACCGTTGAGCGAGGAGCTCACCCGCAGCATCGAATTCAACGTGCACAGCATTGCCCGCCTGCAGGCGCAACGCGCGACGCTGAGCAGGGCGGACTACGCAAGGTTCACTGCACTGTGTGAAGCAAACATCAGCGAGATGAGCCTGCTCGAAATGCGCCTGGTGTCGAAACGTCTGACCATCGGCACGCATCAGGCCGAACTCGCAGCCAGGGCCATTCTGGCCCAACCCGGCACAACGATGCCCAAGGCCTTGGCAAAACGCCTGACCCAGAACTCCCTGCTGGCGAACAAGGAGATGATCGAGACACTGACGGAGGTGGAGCGCCTGGCCATCCGCCATCAGGCCAGACGCAACGCCCTGCGCGGCACGGCCCTGACCGATTACCTCATGAACGTTCACGAAACCGGGTTGACACTGGATGTCAGCAACGCGCAGTTGGTCAGGGCGTCGGTCCTCTCGACGACGCTGTTCAAGGCCAGCGCCATCGAAAACCCACAGATGGGTGCATTCATGGCGCACTTTCATGAACAAGGCGTGACGTTGCGCAGCACCCTCTACAGCCACATTGATATGCCGAATGCCAACCTGACCCGCGCCCAGGAGCGCCAGTTCCTGAGCAGTGCAAAAACCCACTATGCGCGCTTCCTGAGCAATGTCACGGCCTGGGAAGACAACTTCCAGGACTTGCTGTCGGCAGATGAAGTCCAGGCCTTGCGCCAACTGCTGCGCCAGCTTGACGATGACATCGAGGCCACGCTTGGCAGAGCTGCCGCACGCCAGCGCCCAGACCCTCGCCCCACCCGCGACACCCCTCGCCCACGCTTGTTCGAAACCGTGGAAGGGCCGATGATCGGCAGCGAGTACGTCGAGCGCGGGCAGTTGCGCATGCGCATCAACCAGCCGAACTCCGACCAGCCGCACAGCGTCTACACCCGCAACGCGGCAGACCTGTGGCAGCCCTCGACGCCAGCACGCACGGCACCGAGCGAGACGCTGCAGAACCTGGCCGACGCCGCCACTGCGCGGCTGGACGACCTCCCACGGCAACAGGCCAGGCTGCGCCAGTACCAGACGCCGCAAGCCATCCCCGTCGACCTGGAGGACATTGCACAAGGGCACGCCCAGCAGCTTCGCTTCATCGCAGGGCAAGTCCGGTTCAAGGCCGGCACCGCGATCAGCGCCGAACACACCGCGCTGACGCAAAGGCTGGAGGCTGCCGCCGAGCAGATGCAGGCGCTTGGCCGCCAGCTGCGCATCGCGCAGACCAAGGCCAGCAGCAAGCCAGCCGTCGGTCATCTGCAATACCTGCTCGAGCAACAAGCAGTGGAGCTGGCCTGGTCGCGCGTCTTGAAGCCCAAGCTCGACCGTCAGGGCAACCCTGCCGAATACCTGGAGGAATACCTCGTGCGGGATCGCACGACCCAGCAGGTCTTGTGGTACGCGCATTTCCACTTCCGCAAGCAACCTGCACAAGGCTTCACCCGGCTGGAAGCCGGCCACTTGAAACTGGCAAGTGAACGAGACCTGGGTGAAGGCGCGTGGCGCGGCAGCCTGAACGAGGCGCAGGCCAACCAGTTGTTCGGCAACCTGCGGCCGGCTGCGTGA
- the gshA gene encoding glutamate--cysteine ligase, with translation MSDLLNRRLSLLGDNLDLLKQCLHGIERECLRVTHDGRLAQTPHPEALGSALTNEQITTDYSESLLEFITPALADPVQVLESLEQVHRFVYSKLGDEYLWSPSMPCALPAEEDIPIAEYGTSNIGKLKHVYRKGLALRYGRTMQCIAGIHYNFSLPEALWPLLRAEEGSTEDDRDYQSSAYIALIRNFRRYSWLLMYLFGASPTLDKGFLRGRPHQLEELDGETLYLPYATSLRMSDLGYQSNAQAGLTPCYNNLASYTDSLRKAVGTPYPPYVEVGTHVDGEWVQLNTNILQIENEYYSNIRPKRVTYTGERPIQALTSRGVQYVEVRCLDINPFLPVGIDITEARFLDAFLLFCALEDSPPLDNGECGQCTNNFLTVVKEGRRPGLALHRDGQPVALKQWASELITRIGQLAALLDQAQGGSEHAKALESQQAKVDDTSLTPSAQVLARMTEHDESFVQFSLRQSRLHAETFREQPLSIEQQQAFETLARESLAKQSELEQEEVGDFDLFVGAYQASILAISN, from the coding sequence TTGAGCGACCTCCTCAACCGCCGCCTGAGCTTGCTCGGCGACAACCTCGACCTGCTCAAGCAGTGCCTGCACGGCATTGAGCGCGAATGCCTGCGCGTGACCCACGACGGTCGCCTGGCCCAGACCCCGCACCCCGAAGCCCTGGGTTCGGCGCTGACCAACGAACAGATCACCACCGACTACTCCGAGTCGCTGCTGGAGTTCATCACCCCGGCCCTGGCCGACCCCGTCCAGGTGCTCGAGAGCCTCGAGCAGGTGCACCGCTTCGTCTACAGCAAGCTGGGCGACGAGTACCTGTGGAGCCCGTCGATGCCATGCGCCCTGCCAGCCGAGGAAGACATCCCGATCGCCGAATACGGCACCTCCAACATCGGCAAGCTCAAGCACGTGTACCGCAAGGGCCTGGCCCTGCGTTACGGGCGCACCATGCAGTGCATCGCCGGCATCCACTACAACTTCTCGCTGCCCGAGGCGCTGTGGCCACTGCTGCGCGCCGAAGAAGGCAGCACCGAAGACGACCGCGACTACCAGTCCTCGGCGTACATCGCGCTGATTCGCAACTTCCGCCGCTACAGCTGGCTGTTGATGTACCTGTTCGGCGCATCGCCCACGCTGGACAAAGGCTTCTTGCGTGGCCGCCCGCACCAGCTTGAAGAGCTGGACGGCGAAACCCTGTACCTGCCCTACGCCACCAGCCTGCGCATGAGCGACCTGGGTTACCAGAGCAACGCCCAGGCGGGCCTGACGCCTTGCTACAACAACCTGGCCAGCTACACCGACAGCCTGCGCAAAGCCGTGGGCACGCCGTACCCGCCCTATGTCGAGGTCGGCACGCACGTGGATGGCGAGTGGGTGCAACTGAACACCAACATCCTGCAGATCGAGAACGAGTACTACTCGAACATCCGCCCCAAGCGCGTCACCTACACCGGCGAGCGGCCGATCCAGGCCCTGACTTCGCGCGGCGTGCAGTACGTCGAAGTGCGCTGCCTGGACATCAACCCGTTCCTGCCGGTGGGTATCGATATCACCGAGGCGCGTTTCCTCGACGCCTTCCTGCTGTTCTGTGCCCTGGAAGACAGCCCGCCGCTGGACAACGGCGAATGCGGCCAGTGCACCAACAACTTCCTGACCGTGGTCAAGGAAGGCCGGCGCCCGGGCCTTGCGCTGCACCGTGACGGCCAGCCAGTGGCGCTCAAGCAGTGGGCCAGCGAGCTGATCACGCGCATCGGCCAGCTGGCCGCGCTGCTAGACCAGGCACAAGGCGGCAGCGAGCACGCCAAGGCGCTGGAGTCCCAACAAGCCAAGGTCGACGACACCTCCCTGACCCCGTCGGCCCAGGTGCTGGCGCGCATGACCGAGCACGACGAGAGCTTCGTGCAGTTCTCCCTGCGCCAGAGCCGCCTGCATGCCGAAACCTTCCGTGAGCAGCCACTGAGCATCGAGCAGCAACAGGCTTTCGAAACCCTGGCCCGCGAGTCGCTGGCCAAGCAGTCGGAGCTCGAGCAGGAAGAAGTCGGTGACTTCGACCTGTTCGTCGGTGCCTACCAGGCCAGTATCCTGGCCATCAGCAACTGA
- a CDS encoding TOBE domain-containing protein, with translation MTIKAINVRNQFKGTVKEILEGPVLSEIDVQTASGIVTSVITTRSVKELELQVGSEVIAFVKSTEVSIAKL, from the coding sequence ATGACCATCAAAGCCATCAACGTCCGCAACCAGTTCAAAGGCACCGTGAAGGAAATCCTCGAAGGCCCGGTACTGTCGGAAATCGACGTGCAGACCGCCTCCGGCATCGTCACCTCGGTCATCACCACCCGCTCGGTGAAAGAGCTGGAACTGCAGGTGGGCAGCGAAGTGATCGCCTTCGTCAAATCCACCGAAGTGTCGATCGCCAAGCTGTAA
- a CDS encoding Tex family protein codes for MDSINSRIAEELGVRPQQVEAAVGLLDEGSTVPFIARYRKEVTGSLDDTQLRHLEERLRYLRELDERRASILSSIEEQGKLTPELAREIKLADTKTRLEDLYLPYKQKRRTKGQIALEAGLGELADGLFNDPQLAPEAEAARFIDAEKGVADVKAALEGAKYILMERFAEDAALLDKLRSFLKQDAVLSARVVAGKEEEGAKFRDYFAHDELLRSAPSHRALAIFRGRNEGVLSASLKVGEELPGTLHPCELMIADHVGVENRNRPADKWLGEVVRWTWKVKLYTHLETDLFGELRDNAEGEAINVFAHNLHDLLLAAPAGPRATLGFDPGLRTGCKIAVVDATGKLLDHTTVYPHAPKNDWDRTISIMAALCAKHSVELIAIGNGTASRESDKLVAELVKKYPALKITKIMVSEAGASVYSASELAAREFPDLDVSIRGAVSIARRLQDPLAELVKIDPKSIGVGQYQHDVSQVKLARGLDAVVEDCVNAVGVDVNTASVALLTRISGLNATLAQNIVAHRDANGPFATRAALKKVSRLGEKTFEQAAGFLRVMNGDNPLDASAVHPEAYPLVQRIAAGTDRDIRSLIGDSGFLKRLDPKKFTDETFGLPTVTDILQELDKPGRDPRPEFKTATFQDGVEDLKDLEPGMILEGVVTNVTNFGAFVDIGVHQDGLVHISALSEKFVKDPREAVKAGDVVKVKVMEVDIPRKRVGLSMRMGDTPGEKVEGNRGGNRGGNGGNRQQQAPRPRETATAAPANNAMAALFANAKQLKKK; via the coding sequence ATGGACAGCATCAACAGCCGTATCGCCGAGGAACTGGGCGTTCGCCCACAACAGGTCGAGGCGGCCGTGGGCCTGTTGGACGAAGGCTCGACCGTGCCCTTCATCGCCCGTTACCGCAAGGAAGTGACCGGCAGCCTGGACGACACGCAACTGCGCCACCTGGAAGAGCGCCTGCGCTACCTGCGCGAACTCGACGAGCGCCGCGCCAGCATCCTCTCGAGCATCGAGGAGCAGGGCAAGCTGACCCCGGAACTGGCCCGCGAAATCAAGCTGGCCGACACCAAGACCCGCCTCGAAGACCTGTACCTGCCGTACAAGCAAAAGCGCCGCACCAAGGGCCAGATCGCCCTGGAAGCCGGCCTGGGCGAGCTGGCCGACGGCCTGTTCAACGACCCGCAACTGGCCCCAGAAGCCGAGGCCGCGCGCTTTATCGACGCAGAAAAAGGCGTGGCCGACGTCAAGGCCGCGCTGGAAGGCGCCAAGTACATCCTCATGGAGCGCTTCGCCGAAGACGCCGCCCTGCTCGACAAGCTGCGCAGCTTCCTCAAGCAGGACGCGGTGCTAAGCGCCCGCGTGGTGGCCGGCAAGGAAGAAGAGGGCGCCAAGTTCCGCGACTACTTCGCCCATGACGAACTGCTGCGCAGCGCCCCGTCGCACCGCGCCCTGGCGATCTTCCGCGGGCGCAACGAAGGCGTGCTCAGCGCTTCGCTGAAAGTCGGCGAAGAACTGCCGGGCACCCTGCACCCGTGCGAACTGATGATCGCCGACCACGTTGGCGTGGAAAACCGCAACCGCCCGGCCGACAAGTGGCTGGGCGAGGTGGTGCGCTGGACCTGGAAGGTCAAGCTGTACACCCACCTTGAGACCGACCTGTTCGGCGAACTGCGCGACAACGCCGAAGGCGAGGCGATCAACGTGTTCGCCCACAACCTTCACGACCTGCTGCTGGCCGCCCCGGCAGGCCCGCGCGCAACCCTCGGTTTCGACCCGGGCCTGCGCACCGGCTGCAAGATCGCCGTGGTCGATGCCACCGGCAAGCTGCTGGACCACACCACGGTGTACCCGCACGCACCGAAGAACGACTGGGACCGCACCATTTCCATCATGGCCGCGCTGTGCGCCAAGCACTCGGTAGAGCTGATCGCCATCGGCAACGGCACCGCCAGCCGCGAGAGCGACAAGCTGGTGGCCGAGCTGGTTAAAAAATACCCAGCCCTGAAAATCACCAAGATCATGGTTTCCGAGGCTGGCGCCTCGGTGTACTCGGCCTCGGAACTGGCCGCCCGTGAATTCCCCGACCTGGACGTGTCGATCCGTGGCGCGGTGTCCATCGCCCGCCGCCTGCAGGACCCGCTGGCGGAGCTGGTGAAGATCGACCCGAAATCCATCGGCGTCGGCCAGTACCAGCACGATGTGTCGCAGGTGAAGCTGGCCCGCGGCCTGGACGCTGTGGTCGAGGACTGCGTGAACGCCGTGGGCGTGGACGTCAACACCGCCTCCGTGGCCCTGCTGACCCGCATTTCCGGCCTGAACGCGACGCTTGCGCAGAACATCGTCGCCCACCGCGACGCCAACGGCCCGTTCGCCACCCGTGCGGCGCTGAAAAAAGTCAGCCGCCTGGGCGAGAAAACCTTCGAGCAGGCGGCGGGCTTCCTGCGCGTGATGAACGGCGACAACCCGCTGGATGCCTCGGCGGTGCACCCGGAGGCCTACCCGCTGGTGCAGCGCATCGCCGCCGGCACCGACCGTGATATCCGCTCGCTGATCGGCGACAGCGGTTTCCTCAAGCGCCTGGACCCTAAGAAGTTCACCGACGAGACTTTCGGCCTGCCGACCGTCACCGACATCCTGCAGGAGCTCGACAAGCCCGGCCGCGACCCGCGCCCGGAGTTCAAGACCGCGACCTTCCAGGACGGCGTCGAGGACCTCAAGGACCTGGAGCCAGGCATGATCCTCGAAGGTGTGGTGACCAACGTCACCAACTTCGGCGCCTTCGTCGACATCGGCGTGCACCAGGACGGCCTGGTGCACATCTCGGCGCTGTCGGAAAAGTTCGTCAAGGACCCGCGTGAAGCGGTCAAGGCCGGCGACGTGGTCAAGGTCAAGGTCATGGAAGTGGACATCCCGCGCAAGCGTGTGGGCCTGTCGATGCGCATGGGCGACACCCCGGGCGAGAAGGTCGAGGGCAACCGTGGTGGTAACCGCGGCGGCAATGGCGGCAACCGCCAGCAGCAGGCGCCACGCCCGCGCGAAACCGCCACTGCCGCCCCGGCCAACAACGCCATGGCCGCGCTGTTCGCCAACGCCAAGCAGCTGAAGAAAAAGTGA
- a CDS encoding TetR/AcrR family transcriptional regulator yields the protein MNRPAPTPRKPRASSQARIEAILAAARELLAGQGVAGLSIYSVAERAQIPPSSVYHFFASVPALLEALTADVHRAFREALSAPIDSAAFSTWHGLSRLIEQRMLDIYNGDAAARQLILAQHGLSEVVQADRQHDLELGELMQRLFDQHFQLPSLPADVDVFALAMELSDRVYARSMQLFEQITPRMAEEGMRVFEAYLSLYLPPFLPLRSQGHTYTDTAC from the coding sequence ATGAACCGCCCTGCCCCTACCCCGCGCAAACCGCGCGCCAGCAGCCAGGCCAGGATCGAGGCGATCCTGGCGGCGGCGCGCGAGCTGTTGGCCGGGCAAGGGGTGGCGGGGCTGTCGATCTACAGCGTGGCGGAACGGGCGCAGATTCCGCCGTCGTCGGTGTACCACTTTTTCGCCAGCGTACCGGCGTTGCTCGAGGCGCTGACTGCCGATGTGCACCGGGCCTTCCGCGAGGCCCTGAGCGCGCCCATCGACAGCGCCGCGTTCAGCACCTGGCACGGCCTGTCGCGGTTGATCGAGCAGCGCATGCTGGACATCTACAACGGGGACGCCGCGGCACGGCAGTTGATCCTCGCCCAGCACGGGCTCAGCGAAGTGGTGCAGGCCGACCGCCAGCACGACCTGGAACTGGGCGAGCTGATGCAGCGCCTGTTCGACCAGCATTTCCAGCTGCCGAGCCTGCCTGCAGACGTCGATGTGTTCGCCCTGGCCATGGAACTGAGCGACCGCGTCTACGCACGCTCCATGCAACTGTTCGAGCAGATAACCCCGCGCATGGCCGAAGAAGGCATGCGTGTGTTCGAGGCCTACCTGTCGTTGTACCTGCCGCCCTTCCTGCCCCTGCGCAGCCAAGGCCATACATACACTGATACCGCCTGCTGA
- a CDS encoding PaaI family thioesterase encodes MDVPKEYVQSAFSQLLGCRLQRLDTGVAEVALALEPHLRNRGQKLHGGAIFSLVDIAMGLACSASHGFDQQSVTIECKINYMRAVSDGEVLCTARVLHAGRRTLVVDADVFQGDKLVAKAQGTFAVL; translated from the coding sequence ATGGACGTACCGAAGGAGTACGTCCAGAGCGCCTTCAGCCAGTTGCTGGGCTGCCGCCTGCAACGCCTGGACACAGGCGTCGCCGAGGTGGCCCTGGCGCTCGAGCCGCACCTGCGCAACCGCGGCCAGAAGCTGCACGGCGGGGCGATCTTCAGCCTGGTGGACATCGCCATGGGCCTGGCCTGCTCGGCCAGCCACGGTTTCGACCAGCAGAGCGTGACCATCGAGTGCAAGATCAACTACATGCGCGCGGTCAGTGACGGCGAAGTACTCTGCACCGCCCGGGTGCTGCACGCCGGGCGCCGCACCCTGGTGGTCGACGCCGACGTGTTCCAGGGCGACAAGCTGGTGGCCAAGGCGCAGGGAACCTTCGCGGTTCTCTAG